The following are from one region of the Candidatus Acidulodesulfobacterium ferriphilum genome:
- a CDS encoding AAA family ATPase, producing MDFNIFFEEQQKLIRNISLKNKRYLYEKIKWGNKCIALLGQRGVGKTTLMLQYLKEFYHDNPKALYISADNPYFKAVSLYEFAQQFEKLGGDVLFIDEIHKYDEWSSHIKSIYDMTDLKVVISGSSMLRIHKQKADLSRRMNVYRLANLSFREYLQFNDVIKFDSITIEDIFKSHIKTASEISSKIKPLQHFNDYIKFGCYPFISEGKELYSNKLTGIINQILENDLPYITNINFSQINKIKKLVYLIAVSVPFSPNIAELARITEISRPTLIEYLYFLELASIINTVSYKGRGYGKLEKPDKIFLYNTNIANAITNNPNIGNIRETFFINQFKSYNYNKKDFIVENILLSKKGDFLIENTYTIEIGGRNKSFEQIKSENNAFIAADDIEIGFRNKVPLWLFGFLY from the coding sequence ATGGATTTTAATATATTTTTTGAAGAACAACAAAAATTAATACGAAATATATCTTTAAAGAATAAAAGATATTTATACGAAAAAATAAAATGGGGAAATAAATGTATTGCTTTACTCGGACAAAGAGGGGTGGGAAAAACTACCCTTATGCTGCAGTATCTTAAAGAATTTTATCATGATAACCCTAAAGCTCTTTATATATCGGCAGATAATCCTTATTTTAAAGCCGTCTCCCTTTATGAATTTGCCCAGCAATTTGAGAAATTGGGAGGGGATGTTTTATTTATAGATGAAATCCATAAATACGACGAATGGTCGTCCCATATTAAATCCATCTACGATATGACGGATTTGAAGGTCGTTATTTCCGGCTCTTCTATGCTTAGAATCCACAAACAAAAAGCCGATTTAAGCAGAAGAATGAATGTATATAGGTTAGCCAACCTTTCTTTTAGGGAATATTTGCAATTTAACGATGTTATTAAATTCGATTCTATTACGATAGAAGACATTTTTAAAAGCCACATTAAGACAGCGTCTGAAATTTCCTCTAAAATAAAACCCCTTCAGCATTTTAACGATTATATAAAATTCGGATGCTATCCTTTTATTTCCGAAGGGAAAGAACTTTATAGCAATAAACTTACAGGCATAATAAATCAGATACTGGAAAACGATTTGCCTTATATTACCAATATTAATTTTTCCCAAATAAATAAAATTAAAAAGCTTGTTTATTTAATTGCCGTATCAGTTCCTTTTTCTCCGAATATCGCCGAACTTGCAAGGATTACGGAAATCTCAAGACCTACGCTTATAGAATATTTATATTTTCTGGAACTGGCAAGCATTATAAATACCGTCTCATATAAGGGGCGAGGCTACGGAAAATTGGAAAAACCGGATAAAATATTTCTTTATAACACAAACATTGCAAATGCGATAACAAACAATCCGAACATCGGCAATATCCGCGAAACGTTTTTTATTAATCAATTTAAATCTTATAATTACAATAAAAAAGATTTCATAGTCGAAAATATACTTCTGTCGAAAAAAGGGGATTTTTTGATAGAAAACACATATACCATAGAGATAGGCGGCAGAAATAAATCATTCGAACAGATTAAAAGCGAAAATAACGCTTTTATAGCCGCAGACGATATCGAAATAGGTTTCAGAAATAAAGTACCCCTGTGGCTTTTCGGTTTTTTATATTAA
- the amrS gene encoding AmmeMemoRadiSam system radical SAM enzyme — translation MVAIRLFKKEGEYVQCLICAHKCRIKEDKLGVCKTVLNKGGELYSINYGILVAQGVDPVEKKPLFHFLPETFSYSIASPGCNFRCLGCQNADISQSYRDESYESYLEYFKGIKRTPPEGVVESAIKANCKSISYTYTDPAVFFDYSLDVMELAHKNGLKNVFVTNGYYTEESVAAVKGLLDAANIDIKFFNDSSYRRICGGRLEPVLEAVKMFYKNGVHLELTTLLIDEYNNTPKEIKDIADFIVSVSPDLPWHISRFFPLYKMKDGQATQQESIINAYNIGKEAGLKYIYAGNIRLNGYEDTVCPSCKKLLIKRQGYSILENNVINGNCKFCGYKIYGVFE, via the coding sequence ATGGTTGCTATAAGGCTTTTTAAAAAAGAGGGTGAATATGTCCAATGCCTGATTTGCGCGCATAAGTGCCGGATTAAAGAAGATAAACTGGGGGTCTGCAAGACGGTTTTAAATAAAGGCGGGGAGTTATACAGCATAAATTACGGGATTTTAGTGGCTCAAGGCGTTGACCCGGTTGAAAAAAAGCCGTTATTCCATTTTTTGCCGGAAACTTTTTCGTATTCGATTGCCTCGCCGGGGTGTAATTTCAGGTGTCTGGGATGCCAGAATGCGGATATTTCCCAGAGTTACAGGGATGAAAGCTATGAATCGTATCTTGAATATTTTAAGGGGATAAAAAGAACTCCGCCGGAAGGGGTTGTAGAGAGCGCCATAAAAGCAAATTGCAAGTCTATTTCATATACCTATACCGACCCGGCGGTTTTTTTTGATTACAGTTTAGATGTTATGGAGCTTGCGCATAAGAACGGTTTAAAAAATGTGTTTGTTACAAATGGCTATTACACCGAAGAATCGGTTGCGGCGGTTAAAGGGCTTTTAGATGCGGCAAATATAGATATAAAGTTTTTCAATGATAGCAGTTACAGGAGGATTTGCGGCGGAAGACTGGAGCCGGTGCTGGAAGCCGTAAAAATGTTTTATAAAAACGGCGTGCATCTTGAGCTTACCACGCTGCTTATAGACGAATACAACAATACGCCAAAAGAAATCAAAGACATAGCGGATTTTATCGTTTCGGTAAGTCCCGACTTGCCGTGGCATATTTCGAGATTTTTCCCGCTTTATAAGATGAAAGACGGACAGGCTACGCAGCAAGAAAGCATTATAAATGCTTATAATATCGGAAAAGAGGCGGGGCTTAAGTATATTTATGCGGGCAATATAAGGTTGAACGGCTATGAAGACACCGTTTGCCCTTCGTGCAAAAAACTTTTAATAAAAAGGCAGGGATATAGCATTTT
- a CDS encoding ribonuclease J, translating to MPTLKAIPLGGLGEIGLNMMVYETEKDIIIVDSGIMFPEDYMLGIDMVIPDIRYLYGPEKRQKIRGIVLTHGHEDHIGAIPYILRELNLPIFGTPFTLGILEEKLKEHDLPFKVSLFTVKTGNSITLGDFEIEFIRVAHSIIDGASLAIKTPVGTIIHTGDFKLDQTLDKNSATDINRIAHYGDNGVLALFSDSTNIEKEGFTISENDIKKTFRNIFQGNGRRIIVALFASNIHRISELLSLAVEFNKKVIFSGRSLLTYTKVARKLGYLKIPEDILIDEETIDYYKPEELLILTTGTQGEAMSALSRISVNDHKYIKIKPDDLVLLSSKFIPGNEKAISKIINNLYRRGAEVYYENISEIHVSGHASKEELKLMINIVKPKYFIPVHGELKHLYQHKKLAVSAGIPADSVFVLENGNSLVFTEDRECYADEKVYAGRIFVDGKGIGDVGTHTLKERAHLSENGMIIVLLVVDAKTSSIISGPEIVSKGFVFEDYFKELNETLRKLVVHAIEENQKYDTVDWVKVKDDIRRALKKYLNKTIDRHPFIFPMITEV from the coding sequence ATGCCTACATTAAAAGCAATACCCCTTGGGGGGCTTGGTGAAATCGGTCTCAACATGATGGTTTACGAGACCGAAAAAGATATTATAATAGTCGATTCAGGGATTATGTTTCCCGAGGACTACATGCTCGGGATAGATATGGTAATCCCCGACATCAGATATTTGTACGGCCCCGAAAAAAGGCAAAAAATCAGGGGCATCGTTCTTACCCACGGACACGAAGACCACATCGGCGCCATTCCTTACATATTGCGGGAGCTTAACCTTCCGATATTCGGCACCCCTTTTACCCTTGGAATACTTGAGGAAAAATTAAAAGAACACGACCTGCCTTTTAAGGTATCGCTTTTTACCGTAAAAACGGGTAATTCCATTACGCTTGGAGATTTTGAAATCGAGTTTATAAGAGTAGCCCACTCGATAATCGACGGAGCGAGCCTTGCCATAAAAACGCCCGTCGGAACTATAATACATACGGGCGATTTTAAATTAGACCAGACATTGGACAAAAACTCCGCAACCGACATTAACAGAATTGCCCATTACGGAGATAACGGCGTTCTGGCATTATTTTCCGATTCGACCAATATTGAAAAAGAAGGTTTTACTATATCGGAAAACGATATAAAAAAAACATTCAGAAATATTTTTCAGGGCAACGGCAGAAGAATTATAGTAGCCCTTTTTGCGTCAAACATACACAGGATTTCCGAACTTCTTTCCCTTGCCGTAGAATTTAATAAAAAGGTTATATTCAGCGGAAGAAGCCTCCTCACATATACTAAAGTCGCAAGGAAATTGGGATACTTAAAAATTCCCGAGGATATTTTAATAGACGAGGAAACGATCGACTATTATAAGCCGGAGGAGCTTTTGATATTAACGACGGGAACGCAGGGCGAAGCAATGTCCGCGCTTTCGAGAATATCCGTTAACGACCACAAATATATAAAGATTAAGCCTGACGACCTTGTCCTTTTATCCTCGAAATTTATCCCCGGAAACGAAAAAGCGATATCAAAAATCATAAACAACCTTTATAGAAGGGGGGCGGAGGTTTATTACGAAAACATTTCGGAAATCCATGTTTCGGGCCACGCAAGCAAAGAAGAACTTAAACTTATGATAAATATCGTAAAGCCTAAATATTTTATACCGGTTCACGGCGAGCTAAAGCACCTCTACCAGCATAAAAAACTTGCCGTAAGCGCGGGGATTCCGGCTGACAGCGTTTTTGTTCTGGAAAATGGCAACAGCCTTGTATTTACGGAAGATAGGGAATGTTACGCGGATGAAAAAGTTTACGCGGGGAGAATTTTTGTGGACGGGAAGGGCATCGGCGATGTCGGCACCCATACCTTAAAGGAAAGGGCGCATCTTTCGGAAAACGGAATGATTATAGTTTTGCTTGTAGTCGATGCCAAAACATCGAGCATAATATCGGGACCGGAGATTGTTTCAAAAGGCTTTGTCTTTGAGGATTATTTTAAAGAATTAAACGAAACGCTTCGTAAATTGGTAGTTCATGCTATAGAAGAAAATCAGAAATACGACACCGTCGATTGGGTGAAAGTTAAGGATGACATCAGGCGGGCGTTAAAGAAATATTTAAATAAGACGATAGACAGGCATCCGTTTATTTTCCCGATGATTACGGAGGTTTAA
- the ssb gene encoding single-stranded DNA-binding protein: MGSLNKVLLIGNLGKDPELRYTPDGLAILRFSIATTEYFNDKSGSKNERTTWHNIVVFGKMGQSIANYLNKGKQVFIEGKINNRSYDDKEGNKKYITEIVATNIVLLGAKGGGGSGAEAAEEGGAAGAGSNNYAHQGGNAESGYGGAGSQDDDDIPF; encoded by the coding sequence ATGGGCAGTCTTAATAAGGTATTATTAATCGGAAATCTGGGCAAGGACCCCGAACTTCGTTACACCCCCGACGGATTGGCGATTCTCAGGTTTTCTATAGCGACGACGGAATATTTTAACGATAAATCGGGTTCTAAAAATGAGAGGACGACATGGCACAACATAGTCGTGTTCGGAAAAATGGGGCAGAGCATCGCCAATTATTTAAATAAAGGAAAACAGGTTTTTATCGAGGGAAAAATTAACAACCGTTCTTACGACGATAAGGAAGGAAACAAAAAATACATTACGGAAATAGTCGCGACCAATATTGTCCTGCTTGGCGCCAAAGGCGGTGGGGGGAGCGGGGCGGAAGCCGCCGAAGAGGGCGGCGCAGCCGGAGCCGGGAGCAATAACTATGCCCATCAGGGCGGAAATGCCGAAAGCGGCTACGGCGGGGCTGGAAGTCAGGACGACGACGATATACCGTTTTGA
- a CDS encoding diguanylate cyclase, protein MPKININSIKFKIYFLFIISNLVVFSIGIFLTVHYIALYSRKSLREELRSGLMTGQMEFIGDRNYMLEKANDIVAHNFKSRFIRKISDSKKISSIVLIKIKNGQADYINKFKYKYNNKVKKLSNYQRFMGIILTRKQAIFTGFGRDKSDRLISLRVIYWLIHKNNGFIIILNKHITSDYLRSIVLKNHMAVNLGVYYGAKRSAVSTVKNHRYWGLGQSATEKQLLVLKKGKSVYTFVIVNGVMFYIYNKPIKNYGGRIIGILGSGIEQYRWFWYLSKIYIPILFFIGLSIFTILIFYLVNKKFSDPFYDLLKSIEKIDPNNPERQDLAGKYQNKESEFYEFAKAITALNDTIIEKQEENNLIVSNINYFSKTVSDRDDFNSLTIKLMNLIVERMGYSYAWFGVLDEDRKEVKIINAYNNDFSYTNNLMLKYDDQAGGLKYSQNLAARAIKSKNYAVINDALSDTTIPLYKDKLLEYKFLSLGVFPLIAQGNIIGVLGIYSGKKDAFDSIKAGAIFNLANYVSYLMTYLKNLKRSQVLSEMAEQILSPLVTGHGHGLIKFYNKEFLNNLENNLQTDFIEFIVYDKTKNEITESVFSRGWDYNIGISSIAPAPTLFVQKRIVENRLDTYNYQEDEFATEGFKNMGVKDIILYAFEGTGGRRYLAVTGVINRRTAFYGEDLEFFRDGINLFATYFEINTLFEKLDSSLGLLENRENLINKMVEFGVVSINLTDKVVSLYNDYFAQVFNLDKFSAPISLDKFYENIKPAFEGENFAYNIFEKYIKNRYVTTIESIEINLKSGIILSMKSSIFLTKSGGIIRLLVFGNITEPRNYTKNLEDLTKKLNLLNDLSYKLSTVFTLEYALKIFAEGLYAVKNTKGSGSTSLHINIFDTISKKTVTSLICTKKEEEIEKGRGNGFIDENRRVKMMVATNKIDYDDYLSSCKLLKNGGGKDKTVNDCEFRGTDGGYTCFSLKISNEVVGTVSVESKDKDFFTEEITGLIKEIINIASPVFAKLILIETNKDLAITDPLTGIYNRRYMYEFAKREIIRANRNSTNLSMAILDIDRFKNINDNYGHQIGDSMLAEFAVDLRNILMRGQDIITRYGGDEFVIILPDTDRQNAVNLMEKLRNYFKSKTYSFENNVSISITVSSGVSSVKHPLKPKIIDNNGAVEDILNDLLKVADENLYRAKDLGRDRVVG, encoded by the coding sequence ATGCCGAAAATAAATATTAATTCCATAAAATTTAAAATATATTTTCTTTTTATCATATCGAACCTTGTCGTTTTTTCGATAGGCATATTTTTAACCGTCCATTATATTGCCTTATACAGCCGTAAATCTTTAAGGGAAGAGTTAAGGTCCGGGTTAATGACGGGGCAAATGGAGTTTATAGGCGACAGGAACTATATGCTCGAAAAGGCTAACGATATTGTCGCGCATAACTTTAAAAGCCGGTTTATACGAAAAATATCCGATTCCAAAAAAATATCGAGCATAGTATTGATAAAAATAAAAAACGGGCAGGCGGATTACATAAATAAGTTTAAATATAAATATAACAATAAAGTAAAAAAATTAAGCAACTATCAAAGATTTATGGGAATTATTTTAACAAGAAAACAGGCTATATTTACCGGATTCGGGAGGGATAAATCGGACAGGCTTATCTCACTCAGGGTAATTTACTGGCTGATACATAAAAACAACGGGTTTATAATTATTTTAAATAAGCATATAACCAGCGATTATTTAAGAAGCATAGTCCTAAAAAATCATATGGCGGTGAATCTGGGCGTCTATTACGGAGCTAAGAGGTCGGCGGTTTCAACCGTAAAAAACCATAGGTATTGGGGCTTAGGCCAGAGCGCCACGGAAAAACAGCTCTTAGTTTTAAAAAAAGGCAAAAGCGTTTATACATTCGTAATCGTAAACGGCGTCATGTTTTATATATACAATAAACCGATAAAAAACTACGGCGGCAGGATAATAGGGATTTTAGGTTCAGGGATAGAACAGTACAGATGGTTCTGGTATCTTTCGAAGATTTATATTCCGATACTTTTTTTCATCGGTTTATCTATTTTTACAATCCTGATTTTTTATTTAGTTAATAAAAAATTTTCGGACCCATTTTACGACCTTTTAAAAAGCATCGAAAAAATAGACCCGAATAACCCGGAAAGGCAGGATTTGGCAGGCAAATATCAAAATAAGGAAAGCGAATTTTACGAGTTTGCAAAAGCTATTACGGCTCTAAATGACACGATAATAGAAAAACAGGAAGAAAATAACCTTATCGTATCGAATATAAACTATTTTTCTAAAACCGTTTCCGACAGGGATGATTTTAATTCGTTAACCATTAAACTTATGAACTTGATAGTCGAAAGAATGGGTTACAGCTATGCATGGTTCGGCGTTTTGGACGAGGACAGGAAAGAGGTAAAAATAATCAATGCCTATAATAACGATTTTAGTTATACAAATAATCTGATGCTTAAATATGACGACCAGGCCGGCGGCTTAAAGTATTCGCAAAATTTAGCGGCAAGGGCGATAAAATCCAAGAATTATGCGGTGATAAACGATGCCTTAAGCGATACGACCATTCCGCTTTATAAAGATAAACTTTTAGAATATAAATTTTTATCCTTAGGAGTGTTTCCATTGATCGCCCAAGGGAATATTATAGGCGTGCTGGGGATATATTCGGGCAAGAAAGATGCTTTTGACAGTATTAAGGCAGGAGCGATTTTTAATTTGGCAAATTATGTTTCATATTTAATGACCTATCTGAAAAACCTTAAAAGGTCGCAGGTTTTATCCGAAATGGCGGAACAAATATTATCTCCCCTCGTAACAGGGCATGGACATGGTTTGATTAAGTTTTACAATAAAGAATTTTTGAATAATTTAGAAAATAATTTACAAACCGATTTTATTGAGTTTATAGTTTACGACAAGACTAAAAATGAGATTACGGAAAGCGTGTTTTCAAGGGGATGGGATTATAATATAGGTATAAGCTCCATAGCGCCCGCCCCGACATTATTTGTTCAAAAAAGAATAGTGGAAAACAGGCTGGATACCTATAATTATCAGGAAGACGAATTTGCAACCGAAGGTTTTAAAAATATGGGCGTCAAAGACATAATTCTTTACGCATTCGAAGGAACGGGAGGCAGAAGGTATCTGGCGGTAACCGGCGTAATCAACAGAAGAACGGCGTTTTACGGCGAAGATTTAGAATTTTTCAGGGACGGCATAAATCTTTTTGCCACATATTTTGAGATTAATACGCTTTTCGAGAAATTAGATTCGTCTTTGGGACTACTGGAAAACAGGGAAAATTTGATAAATAAAATGGTCGAGTTCGGGGTTGTTTCCATAAATTTGACGGATAAAGTCGTAAGCCTTTACAACGATTACTTTGCTCAGGTTTTTAATCTGGACAAGTTTTCCGCCCCGATAAGTTTAGATAAATTTTATGAAAATATAAAACCTGCTTTCGAGGGCGAAAATTTTGCTTACAATATCTTCGAAAAATATATAAAAAACAGATATGTAACCACGATAGAAAGCATAGAAATCAATCTTAAAAGCGGGATTATATTAAGTATGAAGTCGAGCATATTTTTAACCAAAAGCGGCGGCATTATAAGGCTTCTTGTGTTCGGAAATATTACCGAACCCCGGAATTACACAAAAAACTTGGAAGACTTGACTAAAAAGCTTAATTTATTAAACGATTTGTCATATAAATTATCTACGGTTTTTACGCTTGAGTACGCCTTAAAGATATTTGCGGAGGGGTTATACGCGGTAAAAAATACAAAAGGTAGCGGAAGCACCTCGCTTCATATAAACATATTCGATACGATTAGCAAAAAGACCGTAACTTCTTTGATTTGTACAAAAAAAGAGGAAGAGATAGAAAAAGGGAGAGGGAATGGGTTTATTGACGAAAACCGGCGGGTGAAAATGATGGTGGCAACAAATAAAATCGATTACGACGATTACCTTTCAAGCTGCAAGCTTTTAAAAAACGGCGGCGGAAAGGACAAGACGGTTAACGACTGTGAATTTCGCGGGACGGACGGCGGTTATACCTGTTTTTCGTTAAAAATTAGCAATGAGGTCGTCGGAACGGTTTCGGTCGAATCAAAGGACAAAGATTTCTTTACCGAAGAGATAACAGGATTAATAAAAGAGATAATCAATATAGCTTCGCCGGTTTTTGCAAAGCTGATATTAATCGAAACAAACAAAGACCTTGCGATTACCGACCCTTTGACGGGGATATACAACAGGAGATACATGTACGAGTTCGCCAAAAGGGAGATTATAAGGGCGAATAGAAATTCAACTAATCTTTCCATGGCGATTTTAGACATAGATAGATTTAAGAATATAAACGATAATTACGGACATCAAATCGGCGATAGCATGCTGGCGGAATTTGCCGTAGATTTAAGAAATATTCTGATGAGAGGGCAGGATATTATCACAAGGTACGGCGGGGACGAATTTGTTATAATCCTGCCGGATACGGATAGACAAAATGCCGTAAATCTTATGGAAAAACTAAGGAATTATTTTAAAAGCAAGACATATAGCTTCGAAAATAATGTCAGCATAAGTATTACTGTGTCCTCGGGCGTTTCATCGGTGAAACACCCGCTTAAGCCTAAAATCATAGACAACAACGGCGCGGTCGAGGACATTTTAAATGATCTTTTAAAGGTTGCGGATGAAAATCTTTACAGGGCGAAAGATTTGGGAAGAGACAGGGTAGTCGGGTGA
- a CDS encoding 1-acyl-sn-glycerol-3-phosphate acyltransferase — MNKVLTARSNTTVNFLLSLYCWTVISLFTIVLGTLAVITSFFGEKIPHNIAKLWGVLILKACRVKVDITGSENLSPENSYIITSNHQSYFDIFVLLARLDTGFRFIAKKSLFNIPFLGRSMKRLGYIPIDRENLRSALKSVKKSTEMLKNKTSILIFPEGTRSPDGKLSSFKKGGLNMFLKQGNMTVLPVVIKGTINILRKNSLAVHPGQTVELHILKPIDAAEKGDSNLIIEKIEQETRAVLESGI, encoded by the coding sequence ATGAATAAAGTTCTTACGGCACGGTCTAATACGACAGTAAATTTCCTTTTAAGTTTGTATTGCTGGACGGTTATTTCGCTTTTCACCATAGTCTTGGGAACACTTGCCGTTATAACTTCGTTTTTCGGCGAAAAAATTCCGCATAATATAGCAAAATTATGGGGAGTTTTGATTTTAAAAGCCTGCCGCGTAAAAGTCGATATTACGGGTTCGGAAAACCTGTCCCCCGAAAATTCCTATATTATCACTTCCAACCACCAGAGCTATTTCGACATATTCGTTCTTCTTGCCCGCCTCGATACAGGCTTCAGGTTTATCGCAAAAAAAAGCCTTTTTAACATTCCGTTTCTCGGCCGGTCGATGAAAAGGCTCGGCTATATTCCGATAGACAGGGAAAATCTAAGGAGCGCGCTTAAAAGCGTTAAAAAATCAACCGAGATGCTTAAAAATAAAACCTCTATACTGATTTTTCCCGAAGGCACAAGGTCGCCGGACGGAAAACTATCGAGTTTTAAAAAAGGAGGACTTAATATGTTTTTAAAGCAGGGCAATATGACCGTTCTTCCGGTAGTTATTAAAGGCACTATAAACATTTTAAGAAAAAACAGCCTTGCCGTCCATCCGGGGCAAACAGTCGAGCTTCATATTTTAAAACCGATAGACGCCGCCGAAAAAGGCGATAGTAATCTTATAATCGAAAAAATAGAGCAGGAAACCCGCGCGGTTTTGGAATCCGGAATATAA
- a CDS encoding IclR family transcriptional regulator, with product MQAKNKKDIKDNIHKKKDKAGYIIKTVLNSLELLEAFKGEKPELGVSELSKILKLHKNKIFRLLATLEYMGYIEQDTFTENYRLGLKSLELGQSFIHHLRLLSIAKPVLKELVGKIKESAYVGVIREKNVIYLDIVEAEQVLKVASRVGNMLPIYATAIGKSQIAFESKDAIERLLPDKLKAFTKNTITDKENLFKELEKIRRQGYAIDNEELDEGIICVGAPLRDYTTHIIGGISVSAPVIRTTPEKLKNIIIPLTIEASNTISGKLGYEIGKKYSE from the coding sequence ATGCAGGCAAAAAATAAAAAAGATATAAAGGACAACATTCATAAAAAAAAGGATAAAGCAGGCTATATCATTAAAACCGTTTTAAATTCGCTGGAACTCTTGGAGGCTTTTAAAGGGGAAAAACCGGAACTCGGCGTCAGCGAATTAAGCAAAATCCTCAAGCTCCATAAAAATAAGATTTTCAGGCTTCTTGCCACATTAGAATACATGGGATACATCGAACAGGACACTTTTACGGAAAACTACCGTCTAGGATTAAAAAGCTTGGAACTCGGACAATCCTTTATTCACCATTTAAGGCTGTTAAGCATTGCAAAGCCCGTGCTTAAGGAATTAGTCGGCAAAATTAAGGAATCGGCTTATGTAGGGGTTATAAGGGAAAAAAATGTTATTTATCTCGATATAGTCGAAGCCGAGCAGGTATTGAAGGTCGCTTCGAGGGTCGGAAACATGCTTCCTATTTATGCCACGGCTATTGGAAAATCCCAGATAGCTTTTGAATCTAAAGATGCGATAGAAAGACTATTGCCCGATAAACTTAAGGCGTTTACAAAAAACACTATAACGGATAAGGAAAATCTGTTTAAAGAACTGGAAAAGATAAGGCGGCAGGGATACGCGATAGACAACGAAGAACTCGACGAGGGCATTATTTGCGTGGGCGCGCCTTTAAGGGATTATACCACCCATATTATCGGCGGCATATCGGTGTCCGCCCCGGTTATACGCACGACGCCCGAAAAACTTAAAAACATTATTATCCCCCTTACAATCGAGGCAAGCAACACCATTTCAGGAAAACTCGGCTACGAAATAGGGAAAAAATATTCGGAATAA